Part of the Notamacropus eugenii isolate mMacEug1 chromosome 5, mMacEug1.pri_v2, whole genome shotgun sequence genome is shown below.
AGAGAGGAATTCACTAAGAGGAAGAGGTGGGggagtcttttaaaaaaaattattttcagttttcagcaatttttaacattcatgtaccacattctctccctttctccctccccactgacccttattgagaaggcaagcagtttgatatagattacacatgtgtagtcatgcaaaacacctccataacagtcatgttgtgaaagactatatttccctctatcctgtcccaccctccattctattctctcctttgatctgtccCTCTGTAaaactgtttgcttctgattaccccttccccctatCTGCCATCTCTTTTATTgtcctccttctcttatccccttccttgtTATTTTCTTGTAcagtaagataaacttccatatccaattgaatatgtattttattacctcctgaagtcaaatccggagaaagtaaggctcacttactTACCctttcaacacttaattttcttttttagatattagcccttcacattcagctcatactgtgtgctctctctctctctctctctctctctctctctctctgtatatatatatttacacatacacacatacacatatatatgtatattccctccaactatcttgatactgagaaaggtctcatgaattacaaataatcatctttccatataggaatgtgaacagttcaactttaataaatcccttgcAGCAATAAAGgcttacttagcacaatgcctgacacatagttggtgcttaataaatgcttgttccattcATAAGTCActtatggtttctttttccagtttaccttttcatgcttcccttaattcttgtatttgaaagtcaaattttttattcaactctgatcttttcaggaaaaatgtttggaagtcctctattttactgaaattccttttttccccctgaagtattatactcagttttgctggtaggtgattcttggttttaatcctgtctcttttgacctctggaatatcatattccaagccctgtgatccgttagtgtagaagctgctaaatcgtgtgttttcctgattgtgtttccgcaatacttgaattgtttctttttggctgcttgtaatattttctccttaatctagaaactctggaatttggctacaatattcctgggagttttccttttggactctctttcaagtggtgatgggtggattctttccatttctattttaccttctggttctagactatctaGGCAGTTTGACTTGataattttcttgaaagatgatgtctaggctctttttttaaatgatgatttttcaggtagtcctataatttttaaattatctctcctggatccattttccaggttagtggtttttccagtgagatatttcacattgtcttctatttttttgttcttttggttttgttttacaatttcttgatttcttataacatctttagcttccatttgctccagtctaatttttaaggaattattttcttcactgagcttttggacttatttttccatttggtgtattctgctttttaaggcattcttctcattggctttttttaaacctcttttgccatttgggttagtctaattttaaaggtgttattttcttcagcatttttttggatttcctttagcaggctgttgacttatttttcatgattttcttatatcactctcatttcttttctcgatttttcctctacttgtcttacttgattttcaaaatcatttttgagctcttccatggcctgagaccaagtcatatttttcttggaggctttggatgaaagAGCTTtggctttcttgtcttcttttggttgtATCTTTTGGTCTTCCACATCAACAATGACATAAGACAatgcctcttcaccaagaaagtaagaatctatagtccatttcttttcccctgtttgctcattttcccagacagttacttgacttttgaggtctttgttaAGTAAaggactccagaagcagcctgTGCTTCAGCAGTAGCTGCCACCCTGggcctggggccagaccacagtcccctctcagccaggtgagagacccttcccgcTGACATTCTAAACTGTCTTTAGCATTTCTTGGTTGAGGAGTTTGGAAACCACAGCAGGGGGCCAGCAATTAAGTTCCAGTGCAGCTTatgctgaactgtgctctgcCCTCAGCCCATTGCGATAGAccccttcctgtcaatcttccagattgtcttgggctggaaatttgcttcagtttgtcattttatgacttttgctgctctataatttgtttagagtcattttaacatgtttttgagggatttggggggagaactctagcaggtctctgcttctactccaccaccttgacTCCACCCCTGAGGTGGAAGTCTTAATAATGGGGGTACACAACTACTGCGAGAAGACAACtggggaagggatggagaaggaaaccTGGGAGTCTTGagctgagcccagatttgaagaGACTGATTCTCTTGATTGTACTGGACCTCCTTCAGATCCAAGATGACCTCTTCCCTCTGATCAATATTCCCTTATGAATAGAGACTTGAGCTGTGCTTCTAGGTAGGTCTTAGCACAGTCCATTAAGGGCATGAAGGGTgcaatgatttttaaagaaataagagaTAACCTTTAGTCAAAGATTGGTTTTAAACATTAACCTGTTTTAAGAAAGGCTTGTAATCCTTTATTTCTACATATTTTCAAATAGGAAAAAGTCTGGAAAGGATTATTAGActaggaaaaatattatttttagagaaacaaaaaaggttttaaaaatgatttcctaATGGGCTTTCTCTGTGCCCCATTTTCAATTAGGTTACTTTATCAAGAGTTTCCTTTCTCAAAGCTGAGAGAAATGGGGACATTTGTACCATATATTACTATTTTTCAGATTTGGAGCCTAGGATAAAGATCACAGAGGAGTCTTCAAAAGAGACCATTCCAGGAGAAGAATCATCATATAGAGTgaaaattgtgaaagaaaattgGAAGCATTGCTGATCATTGCTACTGTACTTCTAAGGACTGTGGGGAAAGGTAAAGGGttaggagatgaagaaggagaggaatgtgagaaaaatgaccaaaaaccAGAAGATTCAAAATGGAGACAAAATAAATGAGCATAAGGAGCATGGCAAAACTTACACTGAATCTTCACACCTTTCTGAAAATCAGAAGAACCATGCCATTGAGAAggcttataaatgtaatgaatgtgggttAACATTTACTCACAAGTCGAGATTTATTCaacatcagagaactcatactggagaaaagccttatacatgtaaggaatgtgggaaagTCTTCAATAAAAACTCAACGCTTATTaatcatcagagaattcatactggggagaaaccttataaatgtaaggaatgtgggaaagccttcactCAAAATTCAATCCTTATCaaacaccagagaattcacactggagagaagccttacaAGTGTGAtgagtgtgggaaagccttcattGAGAGTTCTGCCCTTATTGTCCATCAGAtgactcatactggagagaagccttatacaTGTAATGagtgtggaaaagccttcagtcAGATGTCAAACTTTAAAGTAcatcaaaagattcatgatggagagaagccttataaatgtaACAAATGTGAGAAAGTCTTTGGTCAGAGTTCAACCCTTTTCAAACACcagagaactcatactggagaaaagccttataagtgtaatgagtgtgggaaagcctttagtCGAAGGTCAAACCTGAAGGTACATCAGaagattcatactggagagaaaccttataaatgtaatcagtgtgaGAAAGCCTTCACTCTAAGTTCATCTCTTCTCAAtcaccagagaattcatactggagagaaaccttatagatGTGACAAGTGTGGTAAAGCCTTCTTTAGGAGATCAAACCTTAATTTACATCAGAAGAATCATACTGGAGACAAACCTTATGAATGTACCAAATGTGGTAAAGCCTTTGCTCAAAAGTCAACCCTTTTCAAACATCACAAAATTCATACTGAAGAGAAACCTTTTAAATGTGATAcatgtgggaaagccttctttGAGAGCTCAACCCTTATTAGTCATCAGatgattcatactggagagaagccataTACATGTGAtgagtgtgggaaagccttcagtaaAAAGTCAGTCCTTGTTaatcatcaaagaattcatactggagagaaaccatataaatGTAAAGAGTGTGGGAAAGCTTTCAGTCAGAGCTCAAATCTTAGTGTGCATAAGaagattcatactggagagaagcctcataaatgtaatcagtgtgggaaAGTCTTCACTCAAAGATCAACTCTTTTCaatcatcagaaaattcataatgaagagaaaccttataaatgtaatgagtgtgggaaagcctttgTTCAGAGCTCAAACCTTAAGGTACATGAGaagattcatactggagagaagccttatcaatgtaatcagtgtgggaaATCCTTTACCCAAAGTTCATCTTTTTTCAAtcaccagagaattcatactggagagaagccttataaatgtaatcaatgtgggaaagccttccttAGGAGGTCAAATCTTAATGTGCATCAAGAGagtcatactggagagaaaccttataagtGTACTAAATGTCGTAAAGCCTACACTCAAAAATCTACCCTTTTcagacatcagagaattcatactggagagaagccttatacaTGCAGTGATTGTGGGAAAGCTTTCTTTGATAGCTCAACCCTTCTTGTACATCAGAtgactcatactggagagaagccatatacatgtaatgaatgtgggaaagacTTCAGTACAAATTCAGTCCTTGTTAGtcaccagagaattcatactggagagaagccataTACATGTAAGcagtgtgggaaagcctttagtCGGAGCTCAAATCTTAATGTACACCAGaagattcatactggagagaagccctataCATGTAATGAGTGTGGGAAAGGCTTTATTCAGAGATCAAATCTTACAGTGCATCAGaagattcatactggagagaagtcTTTTACATGTAATCAATGTGGAGAAGCCTTCACTGAGCAGTCAGCTCTTTTCAATCACCAGAGAATTCATGATGAagagaaaccctataaatgtaatcaatgtgggaaagcctttgtAAAGAAGTCAGATCTTAATAAGCACCAGAAGGATCATGCTGGAGACAAACCATATAAATGTAGTCATTGTGAGAAAGCCTTCAGTGAACACTCACACCTTTTCaaacaccagagaattcataccgaagagaagccttataaatgtaatgaatgtgggaaatccTTCATTCAAAGCTCTGATCTTGTTAAACACCAGACAAGTCATACTGAAGAGAAGCCTTTTTTATGTAATGAGTGTGGGGAAGCCTTCAGTGATAATTCATCCTTTGTTAAGCACCAGAGTTTTCATACAGATGGGTTACATAAGTAATGATTGTGAGAATGCCTTCTGCAAAGACTTGTTATTTGCCAGAGAATTCTTATTGAAGAGAATCCTGGAATATGGGAACTAAATGGTCTGCCTTTATTCAAACACTCATCTTGGACAGAAGTCCTACAATGTTGGATTCTGCTGGGTGAAGGACTGACTTCTAGTCAACAACAGGTCTCTGATCCCTGTGGAAAGACTCCCATGAGCTAGGCTATTTCTATAGgaactttgctttttttctttccttttcaacttAGTTATGAAACCTAATTTATGTTTGTATGTGGCTTGAGGTGACTCCAGTACAACCCTACTCAAAGCCCAGAGCCAATTATGGATCCTGGAACTGGCAGGTTCTCCAACACTTACCCAGGAGTCTCCTCTTGAAGCCATTGCTCATTGCAAGTCATTGGGAGGCAGTGGAGGATGGCTGAAAGTCCTGAACCTGAAGACAGAAACATTCCGAGCTCTGCCAGTTGCTGACTATCTgtccttggccaagtcactcccTCTTCAGCATACCCATCTACAGCCTGAAGAGATGGGATTGACCTGGGTCatttctgatgtcccttccagttctgagtgTTATGCAAACTCTTAGATCATCAgtccctgcctccttcccttcctcattggtgactgaggccctgagagaggcaagggcttgcccagggtcacacagtaagtcagGGGAAGAGACAGAACTATACTCCCTGTCCCCTGGTTTCTGGTTTCCAGCCGAGGGCTCATCTTCCCACCTCTCCAAGTGTCCAATTGTAACCAGACCTGATGCTGACTCGGTCTCTGTTTGTGTATACCCAAACCTTCTGCTTTCTGACTCTTAACCTAACCTAAACCACAACCAGAGGGGAAAATTCATAAAAAGATACTAGAACTCACTTTCATCCTTACTGACCCATTCTGGACCCAACCCTCCCCCATCCAAAGCTCCAGATTCCTctcacccttctctcctccccagaaGCCATCTGGTGGAGCTTCACCTTAGTTATGTGTTGTCAGGTAACCCAAGGAAGGAGTGTGGAGCCAGTCAGTCTGCCTGGAGAGAGCATGAGAGACGGGGCataccttctataggaagactttcttaattttagtgctttccctctattGATTTCATCCAGCTTTTCCTGTCTATAACTTAATTTGTGTGCATTTGTTTGCATTGTGAtggtacattttcttttttcttttccttgttattCCATTGCCCCTGGAACATTTGATTAACTAACTAAAGCCTTTTTCCTGTTAATATTGACCTCACCTGAATAAAACCCCACTGGTTGAATGATAGTAAAAAGCCAAAAGGGAATTTGAGCTTACCCAGGGGATTTAGCTGGAAGAATTCTTTTGACCCCTGACCCTTTGGTGATCTTGGTGATGTGTAAATCCCTTCCTCTCAGTTAACCCATTGTGACTTCTTGAAAATGTAGCCCTGTGGTATTATAAATGTAGCATTTTGCAAATTCAATGTTTAAGTCTGTAACTTAGTGTGTTTACTGTTTTGTTTTAacttcatttgttcaattttaatTGAAAGAAGCATGTTTTGCTAGGCCTGGGTGAACTTTATAATCTAAGAGGCCATAAGAAATTGTAATtggttaaaaaaattctttgtctcTGAGAGTAATTTTCTCTATAAAGACTTTGCCAGAAGTTACAGTCTTGGTACAGTTATTTTTCTACTACCTGAAACTGTGCTTAAGTGTAATAAAATCTAGGTTTTTACATCTATAATGTCTGTGTTGTAGTAGATTTATTTAGAGCAATAACCTACCATATGAACTtgcaaagatagtccctgacctcaaggagcttataaactaatggggaaagacaacatagaaaaggaaaccagaaaactTTCAGCTGGGGGATCCACCAGGGTTACCTGGTTCCAAAGCAGTGATATATTCCTGGAGtccaaaccaagcagagctgctgatgAAAAGTGGAGAGTTACCTGGAAAAGTCAGAGCCCAGTCATCTTCAAGGTTTACATGATGCGTTAAATTGAGTATCTCAGTTGCTCACATACTCAAAGCTAGAAGTGATTTTATTGTATTCTATCCTGACCTCTGcttttcacaattaaaaaaaccttTAGGCTAGATAGGTTAGGTAATAATAATGAggagaactgagatttgaaccccaTGTCACTTGACATGGAAGAGAATCTTCCTGTTGTGCCACAGAATCTCTCCCCAGGGAAACTGATGCCTAGTGTGAAGAAGAGAGTTCTGTCAGTGGTAAGAGACTTGTCAGAGCCAGAGCTAAGTGCTGAACccgtcttctgactccaagtccactgccCTTTCCACTAGATTgcattgccttctcaatgacagAGCATGTGTTCAGCAGCCACTTTCTAGGAAATTCAGAATCACTAAGGATGTCAAAGATCCAGGACAGAGCATGCAACTAGATGGATGAAGGGAGGCTTGGTTTGTCCTTTGGCAGGGAGTAAGATGAGAGATATTGGGAAGCTGCTATGACATTGGCCAAGTGACttcatctctgtacctttgaAAGAAGGAGATTGGACAATATAACTTTGAAGGTCTCTTCTTGacacttcctgagttcaagttcagcctcagacaccagctgtgtgacattgggcaaatcactttactctgtgtatctcagttcctcatctgtaaaataagttgaagaaggaaatggcaaagcactccagtatatttgccaagaaaacctcaaaaaggggTCACCAAAACTaggatatgatagatttctgcaGTCTTGAGAAACCTAACTAAGCATTCCAAGATTCCGGATACCCATGGTGAGTAACCTTCAGGGAAAATTGTGTTTTTATTATTGAATTCCTCTACATTGAGTTCTAGTGTGAGGCTGGGCTGGGAGCTGCCTGAGGGCAAGAGCTCATATCTACAGCTCTGGGCTCTGTACACTGTAGGTACTTAATTCGTCTTGTGAAATTGACTGGAAGAATTCGGAAACCAGTGGCTTGGAGTGCAGACAGAATTACAGCTAGAAAGTCCAGATCTCCATCTGACAGGGGGACATGAACTCAGCCTATCCTAtgttgattctcaaatctacttttccAGCCCTTGCCTCTGTGCCTACCTCCAATCTTGTATCTCCATCTGTACTTCGTATGTCtggaactggatgtccagtaggcatcttaaactcattatgtACAAAACCATTACGTTTCCTCATAAATCCACTGACCCTCATCTCCTACTTcctctattactgttgagggcaacaCCCTCTTCCCAGAACCTCAGGCTCACGACCCAGTAGCCATCTTGGAcacttcactttctctctccccctcccccattcaagTTGTTCTCACGGCCTGTCGATTTCACCTTTAAAACCTCTCTCAAATAccacccttctctcttctgactctgCCCACCCCAACTGGTGTAGGCCCTTGTCACTTCACTTGGATTGcaggtgggtctgcctgcctcaagtctctccccactctcgtCCATCACTtagatgattttcctaaaacatagatcCATTTAAGTAACCACCAcagtcaataaactccagaggtGGTTGTCTTTGGGAGCAAATACAAATTACTccatttgtcattcaaagcccttcattacCTGGCCCCCTACTACTTTTTAAAtccttgggagctgatgagattaccaagtgaagtagttTAGAGGTAGGAATGAAAAGTGTCAGAACTCTGAAGGGCATCTACacttagagggcatgatctgaaGGGAGATCCCAGCAAAGGATAtcaaggaggagaaccaggagagatgaGTGTCCCAAAAACCTACAGAGAAGAGAGCACCACGGAGGAGAGATCAATAGTTTCAAAGGTTGCAGAGAGATCacagaatgaagactgagaaaaggccattggacttGAGCACTAAGAGACTGCTagtcactttggagagagcaatgtcagtggaatgataaggtcagaagctggATTATAAGGGAttaagaaaagagtgaaaggagTGATCATGGAGGCAACTATTGTAGATGGTCTTTTGGAAGAATTTAGCTACAAAAAGCCGAAGAGATAACGGATGACGGTGTCAATGAAAGGGTCAAGttgtgtggttttattttagggcatgtttgtaggtagtaggaaatgagccaataaagagggagagattaaaaatgaaGAGTAGGGAAGATAGAGGGGGCAATCTCCTGGAGGAGATGGAATGGAACGGGATCACTTGAACAAGTTGGgaggttagccttggtaaggagtaagaccTTTATGCTCTGTGTGtacatccttcattgctgaagaagaccatgccattagagaaataatgacatgacttgcacttgactttgttttgagtgagggagggctgtgcaggtcaccagcctcacttctcctccagagccatctgaattcagtgaccagatattcatcaggatgactggagattacccagaatgaggcaattgggattaagtgacttgtccaaagtcacacagctagtgagtatcaagtgtctgaggtgagatttgaactcaagtcctcctgactcctgcactggtactctatctactgcaccacctagctaccccacttTATCCTCTAAGACaaggatgaaagaggagagaatggcaAAAGGCTTTTGAATGATAAGAGATAAGGGGAGGCAGGAGTAAGAAGTTCATAACAAATGacctcatttattttctttaacatgaGGCAAGGTTTTCCAGTGACATCGGTGGTAGGAGAGCCATGGAAGCTTGAGGAGAGATGACATTGTTTGGAAGAGCCTCTGTGGACACTGAGGTAGAGAGTTAATATGGGTGGTACAGTAGAATTGCCCAGTAGCAGTTCAGGTTGTgtagcataaatttgtagtggacccagtcaaaaCTATTAGTTCTTCTCCTCTGTTCAGCAGCATGTGTGTAGGAGTAAAAGTAATTAATGGTAAGTGATCCTAGGATGAGGCTTATCTGGGGGTAATAAGCAATATAATAGAAATTCAAGAGAGAAAGACAGTTTAGAGTTTAATTGATTCACCAAGGAAccaagatggggagaagaggagtaGCTTGTGTGGTAGATGGCTTAGGAGTGAATCGAGGAGTCAAGGGATTGAAAGATAGCAGCCAAAGAATAGGGTTATGTAAgagaaagtagagggaaagatgaaatGTCAGTAGATGATGGTCAGATAATGGAATTTTTAGAATTCTTGAACATAGGAACAGTATGTTTGTGGGTGATGGCAGGATTAAGGGGATAaccatctttgtgtgtgactGAGGTGGGGTGTAAGAGTAGCTCATGGGAGGGATGTAGGCTGAGGAATTGAATTGTTAGGGTATTTGAGGAAAGAATCAATAGGAAGTTCCCGAGAATGAGTGCTATAGTTAAGAAGGACAGAAAAATTATAAACCATGTATCAAACAGTGAGTAAGGGAAGGGAATGACCTGAGATTTCATAGATAACAGCTACCAAGATTTTGATTAGGTGGTAGATATGAATAGGATGAATCTCAAAGAAAGAGAGGTTACTGAATAATGGAGGAAGGGGCAGAAATGGAAATAGCAGTGGGAAGAGTGGAATATTGCACCGTACCCCTAGTGAACCAAGGAGAATGAATGATGGTgctggtggttgtcctttgttgtcGAAGAGCACCAAAATAATTGGTTGGTATCAAgggactgtggctgatcagagcaacACAAGCTCAAAACAACACAAAAcgctttaccacaggttgggcacaaataatccgcATGGACATCTGGAgaagagatgtctctaaatttggacatctcatgtttcttctgAGCTGCTGCAATTTTGCTTCACTTATAGAGCACAACACTatctttgatgtgggcataccatgctgggcAGTTCtttgctagtgtctcccatgttatgCAATCAATTCCAGAGCTCTTCAGAGACACCTTGAtagtgttcttgtatcacttcttccaaCCACCACATGAGCACCTGCCTtgcatgagttctccataaaatagtcttttaggcaaacatatttggcatttgaacaacatgaccagcccattgaAATTGCACTCTCTgtggtagagtttgaatgcttggaagttcaacttgagaaaagacctcagtgCCCAGTACTTTTTGTTAGGTGTTCTTCAGaatcttaagacaattcaaatggaagcaattcagttgcCTGGCAAGATGCTGGTATACTGTCAAGTTGTCAAGACAGTGAGGTCAGTACAATAGTTCTGTAAACGTTCAAcatggtaggcagtctaatatacctcttctctcccacgcTTTCTTTTGGAACTTCCCagatactgagctagctctgataATACATGCATCAACCTTATTATTTGTGTGTACATCTCTTaaaaagtatactgccaaggtaagtgaacttatccatggtattcagaatttctccatttgctgtaaccaatggttccacatatgaatggtgtggtggtggctggtggaaaacctgtgtttccttggcattaattgttaggccaaaattggcAAAAGCAGCAGAATGTTTTTCCATACTTTGTGGCATCTTGGCTTCAGAAGCTGAAGTGAATGTTCAATCATCTGTAGACAAATCATGCAACAACTCTCCATCCATTGTAGCCTTTCCAAGTGAAATACTCTACCATCAGTGAAGCAACTGACTTTGATGATGTGGTCATCGTCATTGAAGGCTTCTGACAACATTGCAGAGAAAACATGCTAAAAaccatgggagcaagcacacaatcctgcttcactccattagtgGCAGGAAAAGTGTGAGAGCATCATCCATCATCCATAACCAGAGCAGgcatgctatcatgaaattggCATGCAATACTGATGAACCTCTCCAGGCAATCAACTTTTGATGTAATTTTCCACAAACTCTCACAACTGACAGTATCAGAAGCCAAGGACAATGAAGGAAGATGCAGCCAGTATTGGGAAGGGGGGCCAGGGAGACTGTGGTATCAGGGGGAAGCCAGATTTTATTAAGAGCTAGTAGATGGAAAGACTGAtagatgaatagatttaaggtgaagggaagtttgttgctCATGGAACAAgtattccagagggcacagtggaaggggCAAGTAGAATTATACTAGAACGTTGGGGTGTGAGGATAGAGGGGGATGGAAAGGAGGAATTAGGTGGTAGGGTATAAGGAATGGGGTTTGGATGATGACCTAGAGGAGTTTACAGAGGATAATCCCAGATCACTGGATGTCAAGAGTATGACCAGTTGTGAGAATGTTCATTAAAGGGAGAGCACTCCCCTCTCCTCTCAAAGGACAAGCACCATCGAAGATGGGAGGCCTGAGGTTGAAGGGGGGTTGCTCTTCTCTGTACAGAAGCTTCTTCACATCCCAGTTGGGAGTTGGCTGGCAGTAGGAGGTAGCATATGACTTGAGCTGCATGGAAATGTTTGCTTTGTGTCTCTATTTCTAGGGTTGTCCATCTAGCTTGACTTTGCACTATTTCCTTCTGAACTAAAAGTATGCCTCGATTTCTACAGCAGTGTTTCTGTCTCaacttttttctgttcctttctatagattggggggggggggggaagacctCCTTTCTATGTCCCTATctcttccctaacttccttctgTAGTAAAAGAATCCTTCAATTTCTCCAGCAGCGTTTCTGTCTgaacttctctctgttccttctgGATCTAAAAAGAATGTTTCAGTTTCAGTGATTGTCTTTTTATCTGCAAATCCTTCTGTTCCTGTCCCCACCTAAAGAATGCTTCACTTACTATGGGAGGGTTTTAAATCTGGatttgttacatttttttctgtgccTAAAATCAAAACCAAACCCCAATTTCAGTGCCTGTGTATCTATCtggatttcttttgtttccttctgtgCTTAAAAGAATGCTTCATGACTTGTTTTTGTCTACATTTCCTTGAGTTTCCTTCTATATATAAGAAGGTGCTTCCATTTCTCTTTAGACTTCCTTCTGTTTGTTTCTGCACCTAAAAAGTTACTTCAATTTCCCTGACAGTTTGTCCTTCTGTACTTCTTTAAGGTTCCTTTTATGCCTAAAAAAAAGTCTTCACTAACCCACTCCTCTTTTCCTTTGCCGTGTGACATTTTTACCAGTGAGTTGGATAAAGACCTACATACCTAAGTCCTTTGAAGTCTCAAAGGACTTAGAGATAAATGACATAAAGCTGGGAGAGTAGCTAACACATTGGATGGCAGTTGGGATCTAAAAGGATTAGCACATGCTGGACAATTGGGCAA
Proteins encoded:
- the LOC140503787 gene encoding LOW QUALITY PROTEIN: uncharacterized protein (The sequence of the model RefSeq protein was modified relative to this genomic sequence to represent the inferred CDS: substituted 3 bases at 3 genomic stop codons), producing the protein MAPTSEVEGPHCASSLQSNSRSFQKVKLKPRKEETCPRPRAMQYLEPRIKITEESSKETIPGEESSYRVKIVKENWKHCXSLLLYFXGLWGKVKGXEMKKERNVRKMTKNQKIQNGDKINEHKEHGKTYTESSHLSENQKNHAIEKAYKCNECGLTFTHKSRFIQHQRTHTGEKPYTCKECGKVFNKNSTLINHQRIHTGEKPYKCKECGKAFTQNSILIKHQRIHTGEKPYKCDECGKAFIESSALIVHQMTHTGEKPYTCNECGKAFSQMSNFKVHQKIHDGEKPYKCNKCEKVFGQSSTLFKHQRTHTGEKPYKCNECGKAFSRRSNLKVHQKIHTGEKPYKCNQCEKAFTLSSSLLNHQRIHTGEKPYRCDKCGKAFFRRSNLNLHQKNHTGDKPYECTKCGKAFAQKSTLFKHHKIHTEEKPFKCDTCGKAFFESSTLISHQMIHTGEKPYTCDECGKAFSKKSVLVNHQRIHTGEKPYKCKECGKAFSQSSNLSVHKKIHTGEKPHKCNQCGKVFTQRSTLFNHQKIHNEEKPYKCNECGKAFVQSSNLKVHEKIHTGEKPYQCNQCGKSFTQSSSFFNHQRIHTGEKPYKCNQCGKAFLRRSNLNVHQESHTGEKPYKCTKCRKAYTQKSTLFRHQRIHTGEKPYTCSDCGKAFFDSSTLLVHQMTHTGEKPYTCNECGKDFSTNSVLVSHQRIHTGEKPYTCKQCGKAFSRSSNLNVHQKIHTGEKPYTCNECGKGFIQRSNLTVHQKIHTGEKSFTCNQCGEAFTEQSALFNHQRIHDEEKPYKCNQCGKAFLWSSTLFRHERIHTGEKPYKCNECEKAFSRKSNLKVHVMIHTGEKPYKCDQCEKAFTLSSSLLNHQRIHTGEKPYRCDKCGKAFFRRSNLNLHQKNHTGDKPYECTKCGKAFAQKSTLFKHHKIHTEEKPFKCDTCEKAFYESSTLISHKMTHTGEKPYTCDECGKAFSKKSVLVNHHRIHTGEKPYKCNECGKTFVQSSNLIVHQKIHTGEKAYKCDQCGKVFTQRSTLLNHQKIHNEEKPYKCKECGKAFVQSSNLKVHEKIHTGEKPYKCNQCGKAFTQSSSFFNHQKTHTGEKPYKCNQCGKAFLRRSNLNVHQESHTGEKPYKCTKCHKAYTQKSTLFRHQRIHTGEKPYTCSDCGKAFIDSSTLLVHQMTHTGEKPYTCNKCGKDFSTNSVLVSHQRIHTGEKPYTCKQCGKAFSRSSNLNVHQKIHTGEKPYTCNECGKGFIQRSNLTVHQKIHTGEKSFTCNQCGEAFTEQSALFNHQRIHDEEKPYKCNQCGKAFVEKLNLNKHQKDHTGDKPYKCSHCEKAFSEHSHLFKHQRIHTEEKPFLCNECGEAFSDRSSLVKHHSFHTVGLHK